One genomic segment of Natrononativus amylolyticus includes these proteins:
- a CDS encoding MFS transporter — MGLWSNPLRRRWLLWGTLGAVFLLVNVYRLSTAVLAEELMATFETTGAQLGTLHAIFFWVYAVMQIPTGLLADRTGPRRTAAAGALTMSLGGIWFAAADTYLAAVLARGLVGLGGSVIFVCILRFCANWYREDEFATMSGLSFAVSGIGGVLATTPLAVAAGAAGWRATIGWLGGLGLVFAAAVYLFVRDTPERAGFDPIAGVPGQPTLTAAELRTAAGDVFRDRWTWVISLMLFCTTGVNLTLFGLWGVPYVVQTYGVDVTTASVFTLLGGVGLIVGPPSLGWLSDRLESRTELMVGGGLCYVVALGVIAVVGDPPLWVVAVVYFLTGVLLGAFVLSYAIVKDRHPASASGISTGTINGAAFVGAAVLPTLMGWALDAYWTGEIVGGARVYTATGYRVAFAIATAAGFVAFLCTLWLHWRTNASRP; from the coding sequence ATGGGTCTCTGGTCGAACCCGCTCCGACGCCGCTGGCTGCTGTGGGGGACGCTCGGGGCCGTCTTCCTGCTCGTCAACGTCTACCGGCTCTCGACGGCCGTCCTCGCCGAGGAGTTGATGGCGACGTTCGAGACGACCGGCGCCCAGCTCGGCACGCTCCACGCGATCTTCTTCTGGGTGTACGCGGTCATGCAGATCCCGACCGGGCTGCTCGCGGATCGGACCGGTCCCCGGCGGACGGCCGCGGCGGGGGCGCTGACGATGAGCCTGGGCGGGATCTGGTTCGCCGCCGCGGACACGTACCTGGCGGCGGTGCTCGCCCGCGGTCTCGTCGGTCTCGGCGGGAGCGTGATCTTCGTCTGCATCCTGCGGTTCTGTGCGAACTGGTACCGGGAGGACGAGTTCGCGACGATGAGCGGCCTCTCGTTCGCCGTCTCGGGGATCGGCGGCGTGCTCGCGACGACACCGCTCGCGGTCGCCGCGGGCGCCGCCGGCTGGCGGGCGACGATCGGCTGGCTCGGCGGTCTGGGACTCGTTTTCGCCGCCGCGGTGTACCTGTTCGTCCGGGATACCCCCGAGCGCGCCGGCTTCGACCCGATCGCGGGGGTCCCCGGCCAGCCGACGCTCACCGCCGCGGAGCTTCGGACCGCCGCCGGCGACGTCTTCCGGGACCGCTGGACCTGGGTGATCAGCCTCATGCTGTTCTGTACGACCGGCGTCAACCTCACGCTGTTCGGCCTCTGGGGGGTTCCCTACGTCGTCCAGACCTACGGCGTCGACGTGACGACCGCCTCCGTCTTCACGCTGCTCGGCGGCGTCGGACTCATCGTCGGCCCGCCGTCGCTCGGCTGGCTCTCCGACCGACTCGAGTCCCGGACCGAACTGATGGTCGGCGGCGGGCTCTGTTACGTGGTCGCGCTCGGAGTCATCGCGGTCGTCGGCGACCCGCCGCTGTGGGTCGTCGCCGTCGTCTACTTCCTGACGGGCGTTCTGCTCGGCGCGTTCGTCCTCAGCTACGCCATCGTCAAGGATCGCCACCCGGCGAGCGCCAGCGGGATCTCGACGGGAACGATCAACGGGGCGGCGTTCGTCGGCGCGGCCGTCCTCCCGACGCTGATGGGGTGGGCCCTCGACGCCTACTGGACCGGCGAGATCGTCGGCGGCGCCCGCGTCTACACGGCGACCGGCTACCGCGTCGCGTTCGCCATCGCCACGGCTGCCGGGTTCGTGGCGTTTCTCTGTACGCTCTGGCTCCACTGGCGGACGAACGCCTCGAGGCCGTGA
- the rtcA gene encoding RNA 3'-terminal phosphate cyclase, giving the protein MRELDGSDAGGQYLRSALALAALRGEPVRIENVRGDRPNPGLAHQHLATLETASAICDADVSGADLGSETVTFEPEPGRIEGGSYRADIGTAGSISLLFDAILPLATRLEAPLSVTATGGTDVAWSPPMDYLRYVTLPLLERYGLRASLDLARRGFYPVGGGRATLELEPSTLEPIELGRRGDPEGVRVYSTEAAALADAEVARRQAEGALERLRGTGLETLERVETTAQSACPGSAIVLRLEHETGLAGFSALGEKGKLAERVGKEAANDLLGILEGGASVDRHMADQLLVPLALAGGRVRIPAVTDHVEAGVELLAEFGYEIGLEGAEEGAPTVVSERPTGD; this is encoded by the coding sequence ATGCGCGAACTCGACGGCAGCGACGCGGGCGGACAGTACCTGCGAAGCGCCCTCGCGCTCGCCGCGCTTCGCGGAGAGCCCGTCCGTATCGAGAACGTCCGGGGCGATCGGCCGAATCCCGGCCTCGCCCACCAGCACCTCGCGACGCTCGAGACGGCGTCCGCGATCTGCGACGCCGACGTCTCGGGGGCCGACCTCGGCAGCGAAACCGTGACGTTCGAGCCGGAACCCGGGCGGATCGAGGGCGGCAGCTACCGCGCGGACATCGGCACCGCCGGCAGCATCAGCCTGCTGTTCGACGCCATCCTCCCGCTCGCGACCCGCCTCGAGGCCCCGCTGTCGGTGACGGCCACCGGCGGGACGGACGTGGCGTGGTCGCCGCCGATGGACTACCTCCGGTACGTCACCCTCCCGCTGCTGGAACGGTACGGCCTGCGGGCGAGCCTCGACCTCGCGCGCCGCGGGTTCTACCCCGTCGGCGGCGGTCGGGCGACCCTGGAACTCGAGCCGTCGACGCTCGAACCGATCGAACTCGGCCGACGGGGCGATCCCGAAGGGGTCCGCGTGTACTCGACGGAAGCCGCCGCGCTGGCCGACGCCGAGGTGGCCCGCCGCCAGGCCGAGGGGGCGCTCGAGCGCCTCCGTGGGACGGGACTCGAGACGCTCGAGCGCGTCGAGACGACCGCCCAGAGCGCCTGTCCCGGTTCCGCGATCGTTCTGCGGCTGGAGCACGAAACCGGACTCGCCGGCTTCTCGGCGCTCGGCGAGAAGGGGAAACTTGCCGAGCGCGTGGGCAAGGAGGCCGCCAACGACCTCCTCGGAATTCTCGAGGGAGGCGCCTCCGTCGACCGACACATGGCCGACCAGTTGCTCGTCCCCCTCGCGCTGGCCGGCGGCCGGGTACGGATTCCGGCGGTGACCGACCACGTCGAAGCGGGAGTCGAACTGCTGGCCGAGTTCGGGTACGAGATCGGACTCGAGGGCGCCGAGGAGGGGGCCCCGACGGTCGTCTCCGAGCGGCCGACGGGCGACTAA